The genomic segment TCTGTACTCCAAAACTGCTGATGCATTACAGATCTGCATTGGAGCATAAGCCTTTTCAGATGTATTCATTTCAGGACATTTTGTGGGAGTTAATTGCCTTAGGTTAAATGCTCAGATTGTCCAGGTTCTAAAATGTTAAGACTCCTACTATAAGAACCATCTTAAAAATAcccatggccgggcgcggtggctcaagcctgtaatcccagcactttgggaggccgaggcgggtggatcacgaggtcaagggattgagaccatcctggtcaacatggtgaaaccccatctctactaaaaatagaaaaaattagctgggcatggtggtgcgtgcctgtaatcccagctactcgggaggctgaggcaggagaattgcctgaacccaggaggcggaggttgcggtgagtcaagatagagccattgcactccagcctgggtaacaagaacgaaactccgtctcaaaaaaaaaacccattaacTAGACCATGCTTTTAGTATACTGTTTATTTCCAGGGCTGTGATTATGGGCAACTGCCACCTATTTGTcaatcactttttgttttttttgcaatGTCAGAAGGTAGTAATTTGTCTTACTGTAATCTCATCACCTGAAACAGTACCTGGTGCTCAAATAACTGTAGTTAGTGACTTAACAGGCATGTACTATGTATGTCACCTACAGGTGCTAAGTCACATCAGTCCTGAAAACCAAAGTCCAGAGAAATTCTTTCAGATTTTGTAAGAAAAACCAACCCTGACTGACATGCTATTTACTATTTAACATAAATATTCCCAAATTTCACTACAGAAATACTAATGTTATTTGAGGTCCTCACTAGTATGTTACCTAATACATGGACACAACAAGTTCTTAAAAGGTAAAGTACCAAAATCCCAAATTCCTGCTCTGTAGTATTTTGAGTAAGGTTTCTAATTCTCACAACTAGTTTTATCCATATCCTACAGATTAAACAGGAGAAGTTTAAAGCAACTTCTTTTGTAAGCCAAAACATGGTTTAGGGGTAGGTGTGATGGCGCACTCCCataaacccagcactctgggaggccaaggtgggaggataacttgagctcaagggttcaagaccggcctaggcaacacagtgtgATCTCATCTcctaaatattaatattactgCACTCTGCAAGGCACTAGATATAATAACCAAGGATTACTATCAATTGGGTATCTGGCCACCCcccaaaaattatttgtaaaaactCAGACTCCAGTTGAATAGTGCCAAAGGCACACATTTTATCTTCTGATACGCACACAAAATGCTACTGACAAATCACCAAAATTAAGCCCTAATTGTATCATCCCTCCTACCTTCTTTGTTTAAGGGCTTTCTTACAACATATTGGCGGACGTCATCTTCTTTAGAGAGATTGAAAAGTTTGCGGATTCTGCTAGCTCTTTTAGGCCCCAGGCGACGAGGCACGGTGGTATCAGTTAGTCCAGGAATATCCTTCTCTCCTTAGAAGAGATAATTGAACAGATTTCAATTCAGTAACTTCCTTATACTTAAGAATCCTAAATCATAAACCAATGTTTAATGTTGAGTTGATGGGAAAGAAACAAATCCGTTGGTCTAAGCCTGGATACTGCAAACGAATAGGCATTTGGACAACGGCTTTAATTCAATTTCAACAAAATGGAATACAAGTATAACCCTCACCTTTTTTTACAATAACCAAGTTGAGAACGCTCAGATTAGCATCCACAATGCAACCACgaactgattttctctttctttctccagttctcCTTGGTCTGTAACAGGAATGCCCCTTACTCAGTAGCAGGCGGACACGGCCATGGGTCAAGACACCCTGCTTCATAGGGAAACCTTGTTTGTCATTCCCACCACTGATTCGGACCACATAACCCTGCAAGAGCATACAATGAATGACACATTTACTATTTCTATTCCAAAATTATACAGTACAGGATTGTGACCTCTGTGAACCACACCTATTATTTGAGAAACTATAATTCATTAAGACCAATTTGAACTTAATAAGCACACGTTTTCTGTCATCAGTAAGTTTTCTCTACATTTCCAACTTGTCAAGGTCAATTATCAAATGTCTTTCATTCAAGTCGCATTTACAAcccatattttagtagagataacaGCACTAAGATAAAGTTAGATAAACTAAGATAAAGTAAAATATCAAAGAGCAACAAACACATAAGATACAACCCATCTTGGCACTTTGGGGATTACCAGGACAGCTATGTGACATCTGCCGAATGAATAAGGCAGGGTAAGAATTATGTTGATGGAAACTTTACACCTATTTTACGACTTACTCTACATTACCCCTCCAAGGTAATAGGACCACTTTATAGAGTGACATTCGGAGATAACTTACCAAAGTCAGAAGCCAGAACCCGGAGTCTGAACCCCGTTCCAAATACCAATTACCAATGGCGTTTAAGATGTCTGAGTTAAAACACCCGCAACAAGCTGACTGTCAAGTTTTACCTTCCATTCTTCACCCAGAGCGTCAGCGGCAACTTCTGTCGCCATACGCTTCTCATAAAAAGTACGAAGTTTGCGTTCATCGTCCACTTCAATGAGTTTCTGGCAGCCAGTGGCTGGGAAGGAGATGTTCAGCTAAGGATTAAGAGGAGGAAAATAGCTTAGGAAACTACGTACACAGGTATTTGTAGAGCCACCTACAAAGTTAATTCGACCGCAAAAAGCATTTCATGTTGCCTTCACACAAGCAGGAAATATCAGATGCCCACGGTACCAAGTATCAGTCAACAAACGCCGCACTCAAGAGGGCACGTTTTCCCCTCAAGCCCTGCCGAATGACTCTGGAGGCAAGGGCGCTCGCAGCCGCTCATCGGCTGGAAGCAAGAAAGCCGGGTCAAGAGCCGCACCACAGGCCTGCCGCAAATCAGGCAGCCCACCGCCTCGGTCCCGGCAGGGCGCGGGGACGTCACCATGGCGCTCCCGACCCGCGGCGGCTACAGCCGCAATCGCCCGCCATCCGCTCCACCGAAAAGTTCCATGCCCCAGAAAGGCGAGCCTTCTCCTACTTGAGACCCTTCTCCATCTAAAGCCAGGATCTTCcagtgctgaggctgaggcaaCGCCACGTTCTGGGACTCGATGCCCGCTGCTCAAACCCAATCCAACGCCAGCCACCACCACCTACCTTCATCTTGAAACAGCTATGCGCCTTCCAGGCGCCACGGAAAAGAGGGCCAACTTCCGCTTAGCGCATGTCACATAGGGGTTTTCAGCTCTCGCGAGATGAGCAGATGTACGGGATAGCGGAAGAGAGCACTGGTGGGCGGCACTTCCTGGGTCGAGGTTAACCAGGTCTTGGGAGGTGAAGCTGGTTGGATTTTGGTATGAGGCAGTGACTAGAAGTGGTGGTCTGGTGAGGCAAGCCTGCGTGAATTCTGAGGGTTAGCCCCTTCCCTGTCTAATCTTGTCCACTCTCCCTGGGTTTTGGAGCTGGGCGCCAGCGGAGCCCCACTTCGGTCCCGGACACTGTGATTCTGATGATACGAAAATAGGAGGGcaaggtcgggcgcggtggctcgcgcctataatcccagtattttgggaagccgaggcgggaggatcaccctAGTTCacgagttcgaaaccagcctggccaacatggcgaaatcccgtctctactaaaatcataaaaattagccgggcgtggtggcgggcacctgtagacgcagctactagggaagctgaggcacgaaaatcgcttgagcccgggaggctgcgcttgcagtgagccaatatcgcgcaCCTGCACTACAGCCCAGGTAGGCTACAGACCAAGACTCCGTGCCAAATAAAAAGGTTCGAGTTCGAGATCAAGtaaacaagaataatttttactttcgtggccgggcgcggtggctcaagcctgtaatcccagcactttgggaggccgaggcgggtggatcacgaggtcaagagatctagactctcatcctggtcaacatggtgaaaccccgtctctactaaaaatacaaaaagttagctgggcatggtggcgcgtgcctgtaatcccagctactcaggaggctgaggcaatagaattgcctgaacccaggaggcagaggttgcgttgagccgagttctcgccattgtactccaggctgggtaacaagagcgaaactctgtctcaaaaaaaaaaaaaattttttttttactttccaaaaTTATCATATACCATCTTCCTACTTCTGTATCACAAAGTTTGAGTTTAGGACTCTTTTATGTTCAAAGTTGAAGGATTCCACTGACTTACCTTTGATCATCTCACATTAATTCGTTGAATCTTGGTgaaatgatgctttttaaaatctgagtACTGTATGTCATTTTTTGGTTGAGGTGAAATTGGCATAACCagtcattttaaagtgaacaattcagtggcatctAGTACATTCACAGTGCTGTACAATTACTATCTccatctagttccaaaacattttcatcatcctaaAAGAAAACCCTATAACCCATTAAACAGTTGACCCCCTTCCCCATTTCCAccaggccctggcaaccaccaatctgtgTTCTGTCTCAGTGGATGTACCTATTTCATAAAAATGTAGTCATACAATATtgaccttttgtgtctgtcttctaATCTTTTCAGTCGCAGTGTGTATCAGTACTTCACCCCTTTTATGGCTCAATAATATTCTAATGTAGGTATAGACTGCTACTCATCCATCaatagatatttgggttgtttccacctaaGTTCTTCTGTGTTTGAGTacttgttttcagttattttggagatatatacctaagagtgaaattgctgggtcttaAAGTAATGCTATTCTCAACTCAAGGAGAAACTGTGAAACTATTCCACATTAGCtgaaccattttgcattcccaccagcaatgtatgaggttCTCCACATTATGGCCA from the Callithrix jacchus isolate 240 chromosome 1, calJac240_pri, whole genome shotgun sequence genome contains:
- the LOC100412650 gene encoding small ribosomal subunit protein eS6, which codes for MKLNISFPATGCQKLIEVDDERKLRTFYEKRMATEVAADALGEEWKGYVVRISGGNDKQGFPMKQGVLTHGRVRLLLSKGHSCYRPRRTGERKRKSVRGCIVDANLSVLNLVIVKKGEKDIPGLTDTTVPRRLGPKRASRIRKLFNLSKEDDVRQYVVRKPLNKEGKKPRTKAPKIQRLVTPRVLQHKRRRIALKKQRTKKNKEEAAEYAKLLAKRMKEAKEKRQEQIAKRRRLSSLRASTSKSESSQK